From the genome of Pristiophorus japonicus isolate sPriJap1 chromosome 18, sPriJap1.hap1, whole genome shotgun sequence:
agtacagaaataggaggatagagcagatgagtgcgtggctggggagatggtgcaggagggagggcgttagattcctgggacattgggaccggttctgggggaggtaggacctgtacaggccgggcgggttgcacctcaacagggccgggaccagtagcctcacgggggggggggaagggaggggtttgctagtgctgttggggagggtttaaactagtttggcagggggatggggaccaggatgtagcattagaaaggagaaacaaagagcacaaaggattgggagagacagatcgcactagagtaagaaatagtacgggtactaggtggggtcagactaagagagaatacaggatgatctcagatgggtttacagtgtatgtatgtgaacgcacaaagcattGGTAAAGAATGTCagtgagctgcagacacaaataGCCGCATGGGAATATGATATCGTGGTGATAACGGAGATGTGGCTCAGAAAAGGACAGGATGGGGTCTTAAATATTCCTAGATATTgggtgttcaggaaagaaagggaaagaaaaatAGGTGGTGGTGTGGCAGTAATGGTTAAGGAGAATATTGCACTGCTGGTGAAGGAGGAGGTCTGGGAGAggccaaggacagaatctatttggttagcgtTGAGAAATAATCGAGGTGTCATTACACCactggccaccaactagtgggaaggatatagaggagcaaattttcagggaCATTAGAGAGAGGTGCAGgaattatagagtagtgataatggggcacttcaactatcctaatatatccTAATATGGACGGTAATAGTGTAaagagcagagagggggaagaatttctgaagtaagttcaggagaactttctggaTCAGggaagaggcattgctggatctggttctgggggatGAGCTGGGtcaggtggagcaagtgtcagtaggggagcatttagggaacagtgatcatagtatcataaggtttagattggctatggaaaaggacagggagcaatctagagtaaaaatgtttaactggaggagggctcatTTCagtggttgagaatggatctggcctgggtaaactggaATCCAAGATTGGCAGGCACAACTGTAATTAAACAATGGgcggcctttaaagaggaaatagtttgggtacaggcgaggtacattcccatgagggggaaaggaaaggcAACTATAATCAGAGCTGATGACAAAAGAGATACAGAGTAAGATGAGACAGAcaaaagggggcatatgacagatgtcaggttgagaatacaagagagaaccaggctgaatacagaaagttcagaggggaagtgaaagggagataagagaggcaaagagagggtatgagaatacattggcagccaacataaaagggaatccaaaagtcttctataggcatataaatagttctccactttcttgcactgtccccatatcccttgattctcttaatattcaaaaatctttcgatctctgtgttgaatatactcaacgactgagcctccacagccctctggggtagagaattccaaacattcaccaccctctgagtgaagaaattcctcctcatctcagtcctaaatggccgcccccttattctgagactgtgacccctggttctagactccccagcccggggggaaacatcctccctgcatctaccctattcaagccctgtaagaattttgtatgtttcaatgagatcacctctcattcttctaaactccagagaatatcggcctagtctactcaatctctcctcataggacaatccccccatcccaggaatcagtctgagagggtgcaggaacagagagtcctgggggtatatgtgtacaaattgttgaaggtggcagggcaggttgagaaagtggttaaagaaagacacgggatcctgggcttcataaatagaggcatagagtacaaaagcaaggaggttatgatgaacctgtataaaacactggttcggcctcaactggagcattgtgtccaattctgggcaccacactttaggaaggatgtgaagacattagagagggtgcagaaaatattccaggggcgagggacttcagttgcgtggagagactggagaagctggggttgttctccttagaaacatagaaaataggtgcaggagtaggccattcggcccttcgagcctgcaccaccattcaataagatcatggctgatcattcacctcagtacccctttcctgctttctctccataccccttgatccctttagccatcagggccatatctaactccctcttgaatatatctaacgaactggcatcaacaactctctgtggtagagaattccacaggttaacaactctcttagagcagagaaggttgagaggagatttgatcgaggtgttcaaaatcatgaggggtctggacagagtagatcgagagaaactattcccattggtggaagggtcgagaaccagaggacacagatttaaggcgattggcagaaggttCAAAGGCGActcgagggaaaacgtttttacgcagcgagtggttaggatctggaaagcgctgcctgagggggtgatggaggcagactcaatcgtggctttcaaaaggaaggtggataagtatctgaaggaaaaagattagcagggctccagggaaagggtgggggagtgggactggctgaggagctcttgccgagagccggcacgggctcgacgggccgaatggcctccttctgtgctgtaaccgttctgtgattctatgattctaacaggcttaaggggctgaatggcctcttcctcttcCTATATAAGTAAATAGGAAAAAAATGCTTTTATTTGGAATTATCAGCTTATTGTCTGTTGCAGCACCTAATGTGGTATTTTTCGTCGGAATACAGGACCATGGCGGCCTGTCCAGCCTGTTCCATCAAACGCTGATGTGCACCTtaaccccatttacccgcctttgttgcACATCCTTCGATCCCCTGACCCAACAAAATtctatccatctcagtcttgatcttattgaatggcggagcaggctcgaggggccaaatggccgactcctgctcctatttcttatgttcttgaaaatttcaattgcccCCTTgcctttggggagagagttccagacatCCCCTGCTTTACAAGTTGAACTAAGAACTAAAACCCTAACAAtaaaaaatctttctttctttgcagATTCCTCCAAGGCCAACCCGAGAGGTTACCCGTTAACTGACGGTAACTCCAACAATGAGTATGAGCTGACTGAACCAGCAAAGAACCACCTGACCAGTTGGGTTAGCAGACTGATGATTCCGGCCGTCTCCAGCGTGATCCTGATTGTTGCTCTCCCAGCCAATGGGCTGGCCCTTTTGATTCTGGTCACCAAGGTGCAGCGATTGCCTTCCACCATCTTCCTGATCAACCTGGCAACGGCCGACCTTCTTCTGACCCTCATGCTCCCATTCAAAATCCACTATCACTTCCTGGGCAGCAACTGGCCCTTTGGTGAAGCCCTCTGTCGGGCGATGACCGCCTTCTTCTACGGGAACATGTACTGCTCCATCCTGCTCCTCACCTTCATCAGCATCGACAGATACTTTGCTCTGGTCCATCCCTTTCTCTCCAAGCGCTTCAGGGACAATCGGTTTGCCGTTGGTGCCTGCTGGGTGATTTGGACACTTGTTGTACTCTCGGTGTTGCCGTTTCTCCTCCAGAGACAGACATACCCGATCCAAGACCTAAACATCACTACCTGCCATGATGCTTTGCCGGTGAAAGTCCAGTCCGGGTATCTCTTCTATTACTTTGTGTGTTTGGTTGTGTTTGGGTTTATTATTCCCTGCCTTGTTACTATATTCTGCTATGTGTCTGTGATCAGGGCATTAATGCTCAGTGAACAGCAGTTTGGGCGAGCTGTATGGACCATGGTGCTGGTGCTCATCGTGTATGTGGTGTGTTTCACTCCCAGTAATATAATTCTGCTCATTCACCAATTCAAGTTTCAGCTCACTGATACCAGTAGCCTGTATTTATATTACATGATGTGTCTGTTGCTCAGCACCTTCAATAACTGCATCGACCCGTTCATTTATTATTACGTCTCCGACGAGTTCCGGGACAAAGTCAAAAGTGCGATTCTTTGCACAGGAAAGAAAGGCGAAGATTCCAGAAAAGCATTCCTTTGTACCGACAGTTCATCAGCATCTAAAACAATGGCACCACGAAATTGTGTTTAAATGAGATCGGAGTCAGTAATGAAAAGGCACAGAGGGGTTGGATCACGGGAGAGACAGAGGTTAAATACATGATTCACAGAGAGTGCAGGTGCAGGGGGATAAagctacaacatagaaacatagaaaataggtgcaggagcaagccattcagcccttcgagcctgcaccaccattccatatgatcatggctgatcattcacctcagtacccctttcctgctttctctccataccccttgatccctttagccgtaagggccacatctaactcccttttgaatatatctaacgaactggcctcaacaactttctgtggtagaacattccacaggttcacaattctctgagtgaagaagtttctcctcatctcggtcctaaatggcttaccccttatccttagactgtgacccctggttctggacttccccaacattgggaacattcttcctgcatctaacc
Proteins encoded in this window:
- the LOC139228520 gene encoding proteinase-activated receptor 4-like, whose translation is MAINALVVFALLLSPTTLCQLPTDSSKANPRGYPLTDGNSNNEYELTEPAKNHLTSWVSRLMIPAVSSVILIVALPANGLALLILVTKVQRLPSTIFLINLATADLLLTLMLPFKIHYHFLGSNWPFGEALCRAMTAFFYGNMYCSILLLTFISIDRYFALVHPFLSKRFRDNRFAVGACWVIWTLVVLSVLPFLLQRQTYPIQDLNITTCHDALPVKVQSGYLFYYFVCLVVFGFIIPCLVTIFCYVSVIRALMLSEQQFGRAVWTMVLVLIVYVVCFTPSNIILLIHQFKFQLTDTSSLYLYYMMCLLLSTFNNCIDPFIYYYVSDEFRDKVKSAILCTGKKGEDSRKAFLCTDSSSASKTMAPRNCV